Proteins encoded in a region of the Balneola sp. genome:
- a CDS encoding DinB family protein has translation MYTNEFYREGFTRAKSTLASLVDHLDDIQFSTRPNPDAWCVGEVISHLLKSGEEYLAVMEPKLEGGLDRYPKVSGEYKHAWHLRLFIKSVSPEFRRRIKTLPSFEPVQIEELEKTALLSDFNALQDRFLTLIEIAEEHQIDLSKVKLNNPIYPIIKMNLSSCFAIMEAHQRRHFQQIERTILLVIR, from the coding sequence ATGTACACCAACGAGTTTTACCGGGAAGGTTTCACAAGGGCTAAATCAACACTCGCTTCTCTGGTTGATCATTTGGACGATATCCAGTTTTCTACCCGGCCGAATCCTGACGCCTGGTGCGTGGGAGAAGTAATCAGTCACCTGCTTAAATCGGGGGAGGAATACCTTGCTGTAATGGAGCCGAAGCTGGAAGGAGGATTAGATAGATATCCAAAAGTATCCGGAGAATATAAACATGCCTGGCACCTACGCCTCTTTATCAAATCGGTTAGCCCTGAATTCCGAAGAAGAATTAAAACATTGCCCTCTTTTGAACCTGTACAGATAGAAGAGTTAGAAAAAACAGCGCTGCTTTCCGACTTTAATGCGTTACAAGATCGGTTTCTTACGTTGATTGAAATAGCAGAGGAACATCAGATTGATTTATCAAAAGTGAAGCTAAACAATCCGATTTACCCGATTATCAAAATGAACCTGAGTAGCTGTTTTGCCATTATGGAAGCCCATCAACGAAGGCATTTTCAACAAATTGAACGCACCATATTATTAGTTATTCGTTAA
- a CDS encoding PDZ domain-containing protein, whose amino-acid sequence MKQTATILFSLLLTTSFCTKPNLEVSDTIATSISGTPSSAVTSPVDVVEEKERQIELISDTRRNAITNAVEKASPAIVSITVTELQTGYDRNADPFFSFFFSRPVQREVESMGSGFIISNDGLVVTNQHVASESAKTVKVSLADGEVYDAEVLGADELADLALLKIISDREDFPHVKFAESDQVLVGEWAIAMGNPFGLFADGQPSVTVGVVSATKRDFKPDPNDHRVYMDMIQTDASINRGNSGGPLVNSDGEVIGVNTFIFTGGTSNGFVGLGFAIPSDRVIKIIDQLKESGSVSLDFDPGLEFTPMTRSLVYQYGLPPVPGLLVTTVNKDGPAYECGIMPGDIIIRIGEERVSSEMYAWALMREYEEGDNMVIQLHRDGKDYEAEMTLRKRVAGR is encoded by the coding sequence ATGAAGCAAACCGCTACTATTCTTTTTTCTCTCTTACTTACTACTTCATTTTGCACCAAGCCTAACCTTGAGGTAAGTGATACGATTGCAACTTCGATAAGCGGTACACCCTCTTCGGCCGTAACTAGTCCCGTTGATGTGGTTGAAGAGAAGGAACGGCAAATAGAATTAATTTCGGATACCAGAAGGAATGCGATCACCAATGCGGTTGAGAAAGCTAGTCCGGCAATTGTTAGTATCACGGTAACGGAACTTCAAACCGGATACGATCGCAATGCAGATCCCTTTTTCTCTTTCTTTTTCTCTCGCCCAGTTCAGCGTGAGGTGGAAAGTATGGGCTCTGGCTTTATCATCAGTAATGATGGGTTGGTAGTAACTAATCAGCATGTGGCCAGTGAGTCGGCCAAAACGGTAAAGGTATCGCTTGCGGATGGAGAGGTATATGATGCCGAAGTACTCGGCGCTGATGAATTAGCTGACCTGGCTCTGTTAAAGATTATCAGTGATCGGGAAGATTTCCCTCATGTTAAATTCGCCGAATCCGATCAGGTATTGGTTGGTGAATGGGCCATAGCAATGGGAAATCCATTTGGGTTGTTTGCCGATGGACAGCCTTCAGTAACGGTTGGCGTGGTAAGTGCCACCAAACGTGATTTTAAACCCGATCCCAATGACCACCGCGTATATATGGATATGATCCAAACAGATGCTTCCATTAACAGAGGGAATTCCGGTGGGCCACTGGTAAATAGTGACGGCGAAGTAATTGGGGTGAATACCTTCATCTTCACAGGCGGAACCAGCAATGGATTTGTAGGACTTGGTTTTGCTATCCCAAGCGACCGGGTAATTAAGATTATTGATCAGCTTAAAGAATCAGGTTCGGTTTCCCTGGATTTTGATCCCGGTCTTGAATTCACCCCGATGACCCGATCTTTGGTGTACCAGTATGGCTTGCCTCCCGTGCCAGGACTTTTAGTTACTACTGTGAATAAAGACGGACCTGCGTATGAATGTGGTATCATGCCCGGAGATATAATTATCCGAATTGGGGAAGAGAGAGTAAGTAGTGAAATGTATGCGTGGGCGCTTATGCGTGAATATGAAGAGGGAGATAACATGGTGATACAACTTCACCGCGATGGAAAAGACTACGAAGCCGAAATGACGCTAAGAAAGAGGGTTGCTGGAAGGTAG
- the uvrA gene encoding excinuclease ABC subunit UvrA — MASTKNGTPTSSKIDKGRPIIVKGARTHNLKNIDVEIPRNKLTVVTGVSGSGKSSLAFDTIYAEGQRRYVESLSSYARQFLERMDKPDVDFMQGISPAMAIQQKTTSSNPRSTVGTTTEIYDYLRLLFARIGVTYSPISGKRVKKDSPRTAIAELFETQEEGARFYVLFPIPKRDKKKISDELRVLKEKGLARLLRLEDEQVLDLTQEEPELKKFKPDAYRVLVDRLVVKDDEATITRIADSLETAFREGAGRCSIKIRNGDELPFSERFELDGMEFTEPTPQMFSFNNPFGACPKCEGFGKVTGIDEDLVIPDHDKTLRNNAISPFDSPKFSAHLKDLVRVASREKFSIDTPYSELPKEVKNIVWRGKDEYIGIWKFFDQVKSQNYKVHMRVLYSRYRGYSRCPECEGYRIRKDAQYVKVGNMHAGEVSELTIGHAREYFDKLELSDFEKEVAGQILFEIRKRLKYLDEVGLDYLTLDRLANTLSGGESQRISLANALGSSLIGSMYVLDEPTIGLHPRDNDRLIQILESLRDIGNTVLVVEHDPEMMKAADNIIDIGPFAGVHGGEVVYAGDFPKLLEADTLTGKFLSGRKNIELPKKRRKGNGRSIHLEGASEHNLKNIDVEFPLGLLLVVTGVSGSGKSTLVHDTLYGGIRKHIGSYNQKVGRFRNISGLSTVHNVEMVDQSPIGRSSRSNPATYTKAFDGIRDVFAATRQAKIMGYTPGHFSFNVPGGRCETCQGEGVQKIEMQFMADIELTCEVCNGTRFRKDILNVKYRGQSIHEVLDMPISEAIDFFVDEKNIINKLTPLEKVGLGYLKLGQSATTLSGGEAQRVKLARFLTKSSSEHTVYFFDEPTTGLHFEDVAKLLDAFNELVNSGHSVIIIEHNLDIIKSADWIIDVGPEGGFGGGQIVTEGTPEDVIKSTKSHTGKYLSDYLKS, encoded by the coding sequence ATGGCATCCACTAAAAACGGAACTCCAACATCTTCAAAAATCGATAAGGGCAGGCCTATTATTGTTAAAGGGGCGAGAACTCATAACCTTAAGAATATTGATGTAGAAATTCCCCGCAATAAACTAACCGTAGTTACCGGTGTATCCGGTTCCGGGAAATCCAGCCTCGCCTTCGATACCATTTATGCGGAAGGACAGCGCCGTTATGTGGAAAGCCTTTCGAGTTATGCGCGCCAGTTTTTGGAACGCATGGATAAACCGGATGTGGATTTTATGCAAGGCATCTCGCCTGCCATGGCCATCCAGCAGAAAACAACCAGTAGCAACCCCAGGTCAACGGTGGGGACCACCACAGAAATTTATGATTACTTAAGGTTGTTGTTTGCGAGAATCGGCGTTACCTATTCTCCCATTTCCGGAAAGCGGGTGAAAAAGGATTCACCCCGAACTGCTATTGCTGAGCTATTTGAAACCCAGGAAGAGGGGGCTCGATTCTACGTACTCTTCCCTATCCCAAAAAGGGATAAAAAGAAAATCTCTGATGAGCTTAGGGTACTAAAAGAAAAAGGACTTGCCCGCCTGCTTCGTTTAGAGGATGAGCAAGTATTGGATCTGACTCAGGAAGAGCCCGAGCTCAAAAAATTCAAACCAGATGCCTATCGGGTCTTGGTAGACCGGCTGGTTGTAAAAGACGATGAAGCAACAATTACCAGAATAGCCGATTCACTTGAAACAGCGTTTAGGGAAGGAGCTGGACGATGTAGCATAAAAATCAGGAATGGAGATGAGCTACCCTTTAGTGAGCGGTTCGAGCTGGATGGAATGGAATTTACCGAGCCAACTCCGCAGATGTTTTCATTCAACAATCCTTTCGGGGCCTGCCCGAAGTGTGAGGGCTTTGGTAAGGTTACCGGAATTGATGAAGACCTGGTGATTCCCGACCATGATAAAACGCTTCGAAATAATGCTATTTCACCTTTCGATTCTCCCAAATTCAGCGCACATCTCAAGGATCTGGTACGGGTGGCATCCAGGGAAAAATTTTCGATTGATACCCCTTACTCGGAACTTCCTAAAGAAGTTAAAAATATTGTTTGGAGAGGGAAGGATGAGTACATCGGTATCTGGAAGTTCTTTGACCAGGTAAAATCTCAAAACTACAAAGTGCACATGCGAGTGCTTTATTCCCGATACAGGGGCTATAGCCGCTGTCCTGAATGTGAAGGGTATCGCATAAGAAAAGACGCTCAATATGTGAAGGTGGGTAATATGCATGCCGGGGAAGTATCAGAACTGACCATTGGTCATGCCCGGGAATATTTTGATAAGCTGGAACTCAGTGATTTCGAGAAGGAAGTAGCAGGCCAAATTCTATTTGAAATAAGAAAACGCCTTAAGTATTTGGATGAGGTCGGCCTGGATTACCTCACCCTGGATCGGCTTGCAAACACCTTAAGTGGTGGAGAGTCCCAACGAATAAGCCTGGCTAATGCTCTGGGTAGTTCACTAATTGGCAGTATGTATGTGCTTGATGAGCCAACGATTGGGCTTCACCCTAGAGATAATGACCGCCTGATTCAGATACTTGAATCCTTAAGAGATATTGGCAATACGGTATTGGTTGTGGAGCACGATCCGGAGATGATGAAAGCTGCTGATAATATCATAGATATAGGGCCTTTTGCAGGAGTACATGGTGGCGAAGTTGTATATGCAGGGGATTTCCCAAAGCTGCTTGAAGCCGATACCCTGACGGGAAAATTCCTCAGTGGAAGAAAGAATATTGAGCTGCCCAAAAAACGACGAAAAGGAAATGGACGATCTATCCATTTGGAAGGAGCCAGTGAACACAATCTCAAAAATATTGATGTCGAATTTCCACTTGGGTTGTTATTGGTGGTAACCGGGGTTTCCGGTTCGGGAAAATCCACCCTGGTACATGATACCTTATATGGTGGCATTCGCAAACATATTGGCTCCTACAATCAGAAAGTTGGGCGATTCAGAAATATCTCCGGGCTTAGTACAGTTCATAATGTAGAGATGGTAGACCAAAGCCCTATCGGTCGTTCATCCCGCTCAAACCCGGCCACCTATACAAAAGCATTTGATGGGATCAGGGATGTGTTTGCCGCAACGCGCCAAGCTAAGATTATGGGATACACTCCCGGTCATTTCTCATTTAATGTTCCGGGAGGACGATGTGAGACTTGTCAGGGTGAAGGGGTTCAGAAAATTGAAATGCAGTTCATGGCCGATATTGAACTCACTTGCGAGGTATGTAATGGAACCCGCTTTAGAAAGGATATTCTGAATGTTAAATACAGGGGGCAAAGCATCCATGAAGTTCTGGACATGCCTATTTCAGAAGCTATCGACTTTTTCGTAGATGAAAAGAATATCATCAATAAGCTTACTCCGCTTGAAAAAGTAGGACTTGGTTATCTGAAACTGGGGCAAAGTGCTACCACCCTGTCAGGAGGTGAAGCTCAGCGGGTTAAACTGGCGCGTTTCCTTACCAAGTCCAGCTCCGAACATACCGTTTATTTTTTCGATGAACCTACCACTGGTCTGCATTTTGAAGATGTAGCCAAGTTACTGGATGCCTTCAATGAACTTGTTAATTCCGGGCATTCGGTAATCATTATTGAACACAACCTGGATATTATTAAAAGTGCAGACTGGATAATTGACGTAGGGCCAGAAGGCGGTTTTGGAGGAGGACAAATAGTTACCGAAGGAACTCCGGAAGATGTTATTAAATCCACGAAAAGCCATACCGGTAAATATCTTTCTGATTATCTGAAGAGTTAA
- a CDS encoding bifunctional oligoribonuclease/PAP phosphatase NrnA has product MYSEFISNILSHKRVAVFSHIRPDGDCLGSQIGLCLWLQKNGVETVAFNEDSPGDNLAWLFEFFPVVKPSSEDLSGFDAFVVVDGNALHRFGSVAEQIADLGKPIYMIDHHPQPDDIYKVGISRTDYSSTCELVYQLFAEHNPDQIDEAVAKALYTGIVTDTGSFQFDSVSPNTLKAAADLLERGKFSPNKVVENIYSARTLGQQHLLSKALETITLFADQQIAIICVTQEMFEETGTTKEDTEGFVAYPLSISGVKACALFREDGDRIKLSLRSRSEIDVNIWARQFQGGGHKKAAAGWHKGPLEQAIKDVISIGEEQLKPTYSV; this is encoded by the coding sequence ATGTATTCAGAATTTATATCAAACATCTTATCCCATAAAAGGGTCGCTGTATTTTCGCACATACGCCCAGATGGAGACTGTTTAGGATCCCAAATCGGATTATGCTTGTGGCTGCAAAAAAACGGAGTGGAAACTGTCGCCTTTAACGAAGACTCTCCCGGAGATAACCTGGCCTGGTTATTTGAATTTTTTCCGGTAGTAAAGCCTTCTTCAGAGGATCTTTCGGGTTTTGATGCTTTTGTAGTGGTAGATGGAAATGCTTTGCATCGATTTGGCTCTGTAGCTGAACAAATAGCTGATTTAGGTAAGCCTATCTATATGATCGATCACCATCCGCAGCCGGATGATATTTATAAAGTGGGGATTAGTCGCACCGATTATTCCTCAACATGTGAATTAGTGTACCAGCTTTTTGCTGAACACAACCCGGATCAGATTGATGAAGCGGTTGCTAAAGCATTATATACCGGAATAGTAACTGATACAGGTTCTTTCCAGTTTGATAGTGTGAGTCCAAATACCCTTAAAGCTGCAGCTGATTTACTCGAACGCGGGAAGTTTTCCCCAAATAAAGTAGTGGAGAACATCTATTCCGCCCGGACCCTGGGGCAGCAGCACTTGCTTAGTAAAGCACTCGAAACAATTACTCTATTTGCTGACCAACAAATTGCCATTATCTGCGTTACCCAGGAGATGTTTGAGGAAACCGGAACTACCAAAGAGGATACCGAAGGCTTTGTTGCCTATCCTCTGAGTATTTCCGGAGTAAAAGCTTGCGCATTGTTTAGAGAAGATGGAGATCGGATAAAATTGAGTTTAAGATCAAGAAGCGAAATTGATGTAAATATCTGGGCCAGACAGTTTCAGGGAGGCGGACATAAAAAAGCCGCAGCCGGATGGCATAAAGGCCCGTTGGAGCAAGCTATTAAAGACGTAATCAGCATTGGAGAAGAACAATTGAAACCAACCTATAGTGTATGA